From the Myxococcales bacterium genome, one window contains:
- a CDS encoding acetyl-CoA C-acyltransferase: MTRPAFIIDGVRSPFGRFGGGLAGVRADDLLAAVIAALVARTKVPVDRIDDVIAGCANQAGEDNRNVGRMAALLAGLPIEIPGVTVNRLCGSGMQAIADGARLIATGEADLIIAGGVEQMSRAPQVMGKPDAAFPRGNQTLYDTTLGWRFVNPKMTAAHETLPMGETAERVARQCDVTRAAQDQFALRSQQRAAAALASGRLAQEIVAITTGTDKKGATLEVAVDEHPRADTTIESLTRLRPAFAKDGTVTAGNASGLNDGAAAVLLASEAAIAELGLTPQVRYVTSAVAGVAPSLMGLGPIPASRKALARAGLAVDAIDVAELNEAFAAQALPCVAQLGLDPERVNVNGGAIALGHPLGASGARLVLTLARELANGGGRRGLASMCIGVGQGIAMILERA; encoded by the coding sequence ATGACGCGCCCAGCCTTCATCATCGATGGGGTCCGCTCTCCGTTCGGCCGCTTCGGCGGTGGCCTCGCCGGCGTCCGCGCCGACGACCTGCTGGCGGCGGTGATCGCCGCGCTGGTCGCGCGCACCAAGGTCCCGGTCGACCGCATCGACGACGTGATCGCGGGCTGCGCCAACCAGGCCGGCGAGGACAACCGCAACGTCGGGCGCATGGCCGCGCTGCTCGCCGGCCTGCCGATCGAGATCCCCGGCGTGACCGTCAACCGCCTGTGCGGCTCGGGCATGCAGGCGATCGCCGACGGGGCCCGGCTGATCGCCACCGGCGAGGCCGACCTGATCATCGCCGGCGGCGTCGAGCAGATGTCGCGGGCGCCGCAGGTCATGGGCAAGCCCGACGCCGCGTTCCCCCGCGGCAACCAGACGCTCTACGACACGACGCTCGGCTGGCGGTTCGTCAACCCGAAGATGACCGCGGCCCACGAGACCCTGCCGATGGGCGAGACCGCCGAGCGCGTGGCCCGGCAGTGCGACGTCACCCGGGCGGCCCAGGATCAGTTCGCGCTGCGGTCGCAGCAGCGGGCGGCGGCGGCCCTGGCCTCCGGCCGGCTGGCGCAGGAGATCGTCGCGATCACCACGGGCACCGACAAGAAGGGCGCCACGCTCGAGGTCGCCGTCGACGAGCACCCGCGGGCCGACACCACGATCGAGAGCCTGACCCGGCTGCGCCCGGCCTTCGCCAAGGACGGCACGGTCACCGCGGGCAACGCCTCGGGCCTCAACGACGGCGCCGCCGCGGTGCTCCTCGCCAGCGAGGCCGCGATCGCGGAGCTCGGCCTCACCCCGCAGGTACGCTACGTCACGTCGGCGGTGGCTGGCGTCGCGCCGAGCCTGATGGGCCTCGGGCCGATCCCGGCGTCGCGCAAGGCGCTGGCGCGCGCGGGCCTGGCCGTCGACGCGATCGACGTCGCCGAGCTGAACGAGGCGTTCGCGGCCCAGGCGCTGCCGTGCGTCGCGCAGCTCGGCCTCGACCCCGAGCGCGTCAACGTCAACGGCGGCGCGATCGCGCTGGGCCACCCGCTGGGCGCGTCGGGCGCGCGCCTGGTGCTGACGCTCGCCCGCGAGCTAGCCAACGGCGGCGGCCGCCGCGGCCTGGCGTCGATGTGTATCGGCGTCGGGCAGGGGATCGCCATGATCCTCGAGCGCGCGTAG
- a CDS encoding AAA family ATPase, with protein MALIGRDAELDRVVDFLAGRVLAPALLLIGEPGSGKTALLREAYERVAEATGVTVYQADADPSGVATPLYPLRALIATILELPPVCGRDDLAAATMARGLGERDVPGLAELFGNPTELAELDAPVRRREMFASLIRTLAAEATRGPTVMAFEDLDRYDRASIDMIRRVAERHASGVRIVVSLTAAEAKTWPADCQRLVLEPLDGEALGFFATQLARTSAVGELSALELTERTGGLPAHVEHLVRYLGEGGDLEHAPTSLPDLVAARLATLPREALLLCQATAVFGREAPTTLVAAAVNLGAETERALAVAIERGWLTATEDLLTFTSGLVRDVTYGAMPASIRRGLHEFVRVNLDAATPPAVVAHQTEAAGLRAEAATLFAEAGDAAARQLDDAGAARCYSQALTCARAGIASGDLAPADLVAISLRLAEILRANGELALARGILHEAESWGDQGPRLQALLVRSLGQLIAAERDPNAAVPYLQRAIGAAIATGDSELIADSYLDLASVLIRAGKSATAVRELEEAIDLMTLGDGPRSPRAPVNMWKIVQKLAQLAAADGDMNRAASQAEVALVQAQHAGSSAGVARARALLATAYEKLGNGILAERHRRAAVDEMRRLGDRRGTAELLLYGSSPGRTLMKISPEVLKEARDLAHEVGWTEGEHRASAAVHE; from the coding sequence GTGGCCTTGATCGGCCGCGACGCCGAGCTCGACCGCGTCGTCGACTTCCTGGCGGGCCGGGTGCTGGCGCCGGCCCTGCTCTTGATCGGCGAGCCCGGCAGCGGCAAGACCGCGCTCTTGCGGGAGGCCTACGAGCGCGTGGCCGAGGCGACCGGCGTGACGGTCTACCAGGCCGACGCCGATCCCTCGGGCGTGGCCACGCCGCTGTACCCGCTGCGCGCGCTGATCGCGACGATCCTCGAGCTGCCGCCCGTGTGCGGTCGCGACGACCTGGCGGCGGCCACGATGGCGCGGGGCCTCGGCGAGCGTGACGTGCCCGGCCTGGCCGAGCTGTTCGGCAACCCGACCGAGCTGGCCGAGCTCGACGCCCCGGTGCGCCGGCGTGAGATGTTCGCGTCGCTGATCCGCACGCTCGCCGCCGAGGCCACCCGCGGCCCGACGGTGATGGCGTTCGAGGACCTCGATCGCTACGACCGCGCCAGCATCGACATGATCCGGCGCGTGGCCGAGCGCCACGCCAGCGGCGTCCGGATCGTCGTGTCGCTGACCGCGGCCGAGGCCAAGACCTGGCCGGCCGACTGCCAGCGCCTGGTGCTCGAGCCGCTCGACGGCGAGGCCCTGGGCTTCTTCGCGACGCAGCTGGCGCGCACCTCGGCGGTCGGCGAGCTCAGCGCGCTCGAGCTGACCGAGCGCACCGGCGGCCTGCCCGCCCACGTCGAGCACCTGGTCCGGTACCTCGGCGAGGGCGGCGACCTCGAGCACGCCCCGACCTCGCTGCCCGACCTCGTCGCCGCGCGCCTGGCGACGTTGCCGCGCGAGGCGCTGCTCCTGTGCCAGGCCACCGCGGTGTTCGGGCGCGAGGCGCCGACCACGCTGGTCGCCGCGGCGGTCAACCTCGGCGCCGAGACCGAGCGCGCGCTCGCCGTCGCGATCGAGCGCGGCTGGCTGACCGCGACCGAGGATCTGCTCACGTTCACCAGCGGCCTGGTGCGCGACGTGACCTACGGCGCGATGCCGGCGTCGATCCGACGCGGCCTGCACGAGTTCGTCCGCGTCAACCTCGACGCGGCGACCCCGCCGGCGGTGGTCGCGCACCAGACCGAGGCCGCGGGCCTGCGCGCCGAGGCCGCGACGCTCTTCGCCGAGGCCGGCGACGCCGCCGCGCGCCAACTCGACGACGCCGGCGCGGCCCGGTGCTACAGCCAGGCCCTGACCTGCGCCCGGGCCGGCATCGCCAGCGGCGATCTGGCGCCGGCCGACCTGGTCGCGATCTCGCTGCGCCTGGCCGAGATCCTGCGCGCCAACGGCGAGCTGGCGCTGGCCCGCGGCATCCTGCACGAGGCCGAGAGCTGGGGCGATCAGGGCCCGCGGCTGCAGGCGCTGCTGGTGCGGTCGCTGGGCCAGCTGATCGCGGCCGAGCGCGATCCCAACGCGGCGGTGCCGTACCTGCAGCGCGCGATCGGCGCGGCGATCGCCACCGGCGACAGCGAGCTGATCGCCGACAGCTACCTCGACCTGGCGTCGGTGCTGATCCGGGCCGGCAAGAGCGCGACCGCGGTGCGCGAGCTCGAGGAGGCCATCGACCTGATGACGCTCGGCGACGGCCCGCGCTCCCCGCGCGCGCCGGTGAACATGTGGAAGATCGTCCAGAAGCTGGCGCAGCTCGCGGCGGCCGACGGCGACATGAACCGCGCGGCCTCGCAGGCCGAGGTGGCGCTGGTCCAGGCCCAGCACGCCGGCTCGTCGGCCGGGGTCGCGCGGGCGCGGGCGCTCCTGGCCACCGCGTACGAGAAGCTCGGCAACGGGATCCTGGCCGAGCGCCACCGCCGGGCGGCCGTCGACGAGATGCGCCGCCTGGGCGATCGCCGCGGCACCGCCGAGCTCTTGCTGTACGGCTCCAGCCCGGGGCGCACGCTGATGAAGATCTCACCCGAGGTGCTCAAGGAGGCGCGCGATCTCGCGCACGAGGTCGGGTGGACCGAGGGCGAGCATCGCGCCAGCGCCGCGGTCCACGAGTGA
- a CDS encoding response regulator — protein MPARRHHGTVLIITADADARRAWTAALEAEEHAVVAVGAVPEAVGHAREGGIDAVVFDASERPQDGRTLVDALDRLPEPPPLVLVSSSSHGPELSARLGAAAFVPKPCADEDIVGECLRLLASRPRPRPDTAGDDPPTDDA, from the coding sequence ATGCCGGCGCGCCGACACCACGGCACGGTCCTGATCATCACCGCCGACGCCGACGCGCGCCGCGCCTGGACCGCCGCGCTCGAGGCCGAGGAGCACGCGGTGGTCGCGGTCGGCGCGGTGCCCGAGGCCGTCGGCCACGCCCGCGAGGGCGGCATCGACGCGGTCGTGTTCGACGCCAGCGAGCGCCCCCAGGACGGACGAACGCTGGTGGACGCCCTCGACCGCCTGCCCGAGCCGCCGCCGCTGGTGCTGGTGTCGTCGTCGTCGCACGGGCCCGAGCTGTCGGCCCGGCTCGGCGCCGCGGCGTTCGTACCCAAGCCGTGCGCCGACGAGGACATCGTCGGCGAGTGCCTGCGCCTGCTGGCGTCGCGCCCGCGCCCGCGCCCCGACACCGCCGGCGACGACCCGCCCACGGACGACGCGTGA
- a CDS encoding metalloregulator ArsR/SmtB family transcription factor, with translation MSTTPTTAPHAAKQRIYAQFARVAKALAAPARLELLDLLGQGERSVEALAQVAELSVANASQHLRVLAGARLVEARRDGQRVYYRLADPSVERLWHALRHTAEARLTELEHVARAYLVGRDQLEPIARAELVRRVRAGTVTLIDVRPAEEYAQGHLPGAVSVPLAQVPRWARTAPRGRPVVAYCRGPYCVSALQAVAALRKRGVAAVRTEDGVAEWRAAGLPIVAAAAP, from the coding sequence ATGTCTACGACACCGACCACCGCGCCCCACGCCGCCAAGCAACGCATCTACGCCCAGTTCGCGCGGGTCGCGAAGGCGCTCGCCGCGCCGGCCCGGCTCGAGCTGCTCGACCTGCTGGGCCAGGGTGAGCGCTCGGTCGAGGCCCTGGCCCAGGTCGCGGAGCTGTCGGTCGCGAACGCCTCGCAGCACCTGCGTGTGCTGGCCGGGGCCCGGCTGGTCGAGGCCCGCCGCGACGGCCAGCGGGTCTACTACCGGCTGGCCGATCCGTCGGTCGAGCGGCTGTGGCACGCGCTGCGCCACACCGCCGAGGCCCGGCTGACCGAGCTCGAGCACGTGGCGCGGGCCTACCTGGTCGGGCGCGATCAGCTCGAGCCGATCGCGCGGGCCGAGCTGGTCCGGCGGGTCCGGGCCGGCACCGTGACGCTGATCGACGTGCGCCCGGCCGAGGAGTACGCGCAGGGCCACCTGCCCGGCGCGGTCTCGGTGCCGCTGGCGCAGGTGCCGCGGTGGGCCCGGACCGCGCCCCGGGGCCGGCCGGTGGTCGCGTACTGCCGCGGGCCCTACTGCGTGTCGGCGCTGCAGGCGGTGGCGGCCCTGCGCAAGCGCGGCGTCGCGGCGGTCCGGACCGAGGACGGCGTCGCCGAGTGGCGCGCCGCGGGGCTGCCGATCGTCGCCGCGGCGGCGCCGTGA
- a CDS encoding MFS transporter encodes MIGLERSILPAIAEHEFGLVARGAILSFIVAFGVTKAATNYAAGRLADRLGRKPVLIAGWLVAVPVPFLLMWAPTWRWVLVANVLLGVSQGLTWSTTVIMKIDLAGPHRRGLAMGLNEFAGYFAVAASALATGWIAARAGLRPAPFYLGVGYVIAGLGLSVLAARETRGHVAHEARAHGPPPDVRVPSARTVFWRTTLGDRDLASVTQAGLVNNLNDGMAWGLFPLFFAAARMSLDQIAVLAAIYPATWGLAQLGTGAWSDRVGRKRPIVAGMWIQALGIVVVIGAGGFAGFAVGAALLGLGTALVYPTLLAAIGDVAHPSWRASAVGVYRLWRDLGYALGAVVAGLIADAFGLAVAMGAVAALTFASGVVVAVRMTETLRRAPPAAPLTAGSAA; translated from the coding sequence ATGATCGGGCTCGAGCGCAGCATCCTGCCGGCGATCGCCGAGCACGAGTTCGGGCTGGTCGCGCGCGGCGCGATCCTGTCGTTCATCGTCGCGTTCGGCGTGACCAAGGCCGCGACCAACTACGCGGCCGGCCGCCTGGCCGATCGGCTCGGGCGCAAGCCGGTGCTGATCGCCGGCTGGCTGGTCGCGGTGCCAGTGCCGTTCCTGCTCATGTGGGCGCCGACCTGGCGCTGGGTGCTCGTCGCCAACGTGCTGCTGGGCGTCAGCCAGGGCCTGACCTGGTCGACGACCGTGATCATGAAGATCGATCTCGCCGGCCCGCACCGGCGTGGCCTCGCGATGGGGCTCAACGAGTTCGCCGGCTACTTCGCCGTCGCCGCCAGCGCGCTCGCGACCGGCTGGATCGCCGCGCGCGCCGGCCTGCGCCCCGCGCCGTTCTACCTCGGCGTCGGGTACGTGATCGCCGGCCTCGGGCTGTCGGTGCTGGCGGCGCGCGAGACCCGCGGCCACGTCGCGCACGAGGCCCGCGCCCACGGCCCGCCGCCCGACGTGCGCGTCCCGTCAGCGCGCACGGTGTTCTGGCGCACGACGCTGGGCGATCGCGACCTCGCCAGCGTCACGCAGGCCGGGCTGGTCAACAACCTCAACGACGGCATGGCGTGGGGGCTGTTCCCGCTGTTCTTCGCCGCGGCGCGGATGAGCCTCGACCAGATCGCCGTGCTCGCGGCGATCTACCCCGCGACCTGGGGCCTGGCGCAGCTCGGCACCGGCGCGTGGTCGGATCGGGTCGGCCGCAAGCGCCCGATCGTCGCCGGCATGTGGATCCAGGCGCTCGGGATCGTCGTGGTGATCGGCGCCGGCGGGTTCGCCGGCTTCGCGGTCGGCGCCGCGCTGCTCGGGCTCGGCACCGCGCTGGTCTACCCGACCTTGCTCGCGGCGATCGGCGACGTCGCGCACCCGAGCTGGCGCGCGTCGGCGGTCGGCGTCTACCGGCTGTGGCGCGATCTGGGCTACGCGCTCGGCGCGGTGGTGGCCGGACTGATCGCTGACGCGTTCGGCCTCGCGGTCGCGATGGGCGCGGTCGCGGCGCTGACGTTCGCCTCGGGTGTGGTCGTCGCCGTGCGCATGACCGAGACGCTGCGGCGGGCGCCGCCGGCCGCGCCGCTCACCGCCGGGTCGGCGGCCTGA